The following are encoded together in the Primulina tabacum isolate GXHZ01 chromosome 18, ASM2559414v2, whole genome shotgun sequence genome:
- the LOC142532853 gene encoding putative ribosome biogenesis protein RLP24 produces the protein MRLEKCWFCSSTVYPGHGIQYVRNDAKIFRFCRSKCHKNFKMKRNPRKVKWTKAYRRLHGKDMTQDSTFEFERKRNRPERYDRNVTENTLKAIKKIDKVRIDREARHHAKRMKGKKAQLQREASRELEQSIHMVKAPAVLQQDPSLTLPKIKVQVSQQKTEDNHMEE, from the exons ATGAGGTTGGAGAAATGTTGGTTTTGTTCTTCTACTGTTTATCCTGGGCACGGGATTCAGTATGTTCGAAATGATGCTAAG ATCTTTAGGTTTTGTCGATCTAAATGCCACAAAAACTTCAAGATGAAGAGGAACCCTCGTAAAGTAAAATGGACCAAGGCTTACAGACGGCTACATGGCAAGGACATGACTCAG gattcaacatttgaatttgaGAGGAAACGCAATAGGCCCGAGAGATATGATAGGAATGTGACAGAAAATACTCTCAAGGCTATCAAGAAAATTGATAAAGTCAGAATTGATAGGGAAGCAAGGCACCACGCCAAGAG AATGAAGGGAAAGAAGGCCCAGTTGCAGAGAGAAGCATCAAGGGAACTGGAACAGAGCATTCACATGGTCAAAGCGCCTGCTGTTCTCCAGCAAGATCCCTCACTCACGTTACCGAAGATCAAGGTCCAAGTTTCTCAACAGAAAACCGAGGACAATCACATGGAGGAATAA